In a genomic window of Sulfuriferula nivalis:
- a CDS encoding nitric oxide reductase activation protein NorD, whose translation MSINLEDYQDILGELSESSQSILEASWHEATKVFSSQGLSHYLQGARSLKNLGRGCDLVATYIQEAPRVAKEIGEDIIPELVHTGMMMASKTSGAVIERIFATAATAANRLGDEQVFRSYLQLLNVLISQAPRGMRPMLDNLEPLLAQLTLGGLRRWAMWGAQAHRTDYPEQVRYFGLESKESQAMLQKERKGTLFVDMQRRINMYLRALWARDFFMRPTSGDFENREGYKPYIENYLMFLPDAVDDCEGVAGIEIYRATAAHCAAHLVYTQKPISAESLNPMQMAVISVIEDARVEQLSINAFPGMRQLWASLHFAQPTQAKTMGDYLNRIARALLDPQYEDTHPIIVKARELFAAEQHRLADNQMAWDIGVTLAHELSLLRMSFQPRTDLLSSPYRDDNRYFWEFEEFDFNQAQAAGYESIKQVRKYVSVMEMVNEIDCELAGDDAQEIWVLGTELHPYEETGKSYNETEGKEPVSDPYHYSEWDYQIQLERPAWATVIEKRAKTGDMQIIDDIVSQHKRTIGRLKFLLDAMQPQGVTRIRKLEDGDEVDVNAAIRSMIDIRMNLQPDTRIMMRSVRKVRDISVMVLIDLSESTNEKVAGQDFSVLDLTRQAAVLLGDAINKVGDPFAIHGFCSDGRHNVEYQRFKDFDQPYNDTAKSKLAGMTGQLSTRMGAAIRHAGHYLKQQKSSKKLLLVITDGEPADIDVRDPQYLRFDTKKAVEEVARSGVVTYCMSLDPRADQYVSRIFGARNFMVVDHVERLPEKLPALYAGLTR comes from the coding sequence ATGAGCATTAACCTCGAAGACTATCAAGACATATTAGGCGAACTTTCGGAATCCTCGCAAAGCATACTAGAAGCGTCATGGCATGAAGCCACCAAAGTGTTTAGTTCGCAAGGCTTGAGCCATTATTTGCAAGGTGCCCGCTCGCTCAAAAACTTGGGGCGCGGCTGTGATCTGGTCGCTACCTATATACAAGAAGCACCGCGCGTTGCTAAAGAGATAGGCGAAGACATTATTCCTGAGCTAGTACATACCGGCATGATGATGGCTTCCAAAACCAGTGGCGCAGTGATAGAGCGGATTTTTGCGACCGCAGCAACTGCTGCTAATCGTCTGGGTGATGAACAAGTATTTCGTAGCTATCTGCAATTACTGAATGTGTTGATTTCGCAAGCCCCGCGCGGTATGCGGCCGATGCTGGATAACCTTGAACCGCTGTTGGCGCAATTAACACTGGGTGGATTACGTCGCTGGGCGATGTGGGGTGCGCAGGCGCATCGTACTGATTACCCTGAACAAGTACGTTACTTTGGCCTGGAGAGCAAAGAATCGCAGGCCATGTTGCAAAAAGAGCGTAAAGGCACGCTATTTGTTGATATGCAGCGCCGTATCAATATGTATTTACGCGCATTATGGGCACGTGATTTTTTCATGCGCCCGACTTCAGGCGATTTTGAAAATCGTGAAGGCTACAAACCTTACATCGAAAATTATTTGATGTTCTTGCCAGATGCGGTGGACGACTGCGAAGGTGTTGCTGGTATAGAAATCTATCGGGCGACTGCTGCACATTGCGCTGCGCATCTGGTTTATACGCAAAAACCTATTTCTGCAGAAAGTCTGAACCCCATGCAAATGGCGGTGATCTCGGTGATAGAAGATGCACGGGTAGAGCAGCTATCGATTAACGCTTTCCCGGGTATGCGTCAATTATGGGCCTCATTGCATTTTGCTCAGCCTACACAAGCAAAAACCATGGGCGATTATTTGAATCGTATCGCACGCGCATTGCTGGATCCGCAGTACGAAGATACGCACCCGATTATTGTGAAAGCACGTGAATTGTTTGCGGCTGAGCAACATCGTCTGGCAGATAACCAGATGGCGTGGGATATAGGGGTGACTTTAGCGCACGAATTATCTTTATTACGCATGTCATTCCAGCCGCGTACGGATTTATTAAGCTCACCTTACCGTGACGATAATCGTTATTTCTGGGAATTTGAGGAATTCGATTTCAACCAGGCTCAAGCAGCGGGTTATGAATCGATTAAGCAAGTGCGTAAATACGTCAGCGTCATGGAAATGGTCAATGAAATAGACTGTGAACTTGCCGGCGACGACGCGCAGGAAATATGGGTATTGGGTACGGAATTGCACCCGTACGAAGAAACGGGCAAGAGCTACAATGAAACTGAAGGTAAAGAACCTGTTTCAGATCCATATCACTATTCCGAGTGGGATTACCAGATTCAGCTGGAGCGTCCAGCTTGGGCGACAGTAATCGAGAAGCGTGCCAAAACGGGCGATATGCAGATTATTGATGATATCGTTTCTCAGCATAAGCGTACTATCGGGCGGCTTAAATTCCTGCTCGATGCGATGCAGCCGCAAGGTGTGACACGTATACGTAAACTGGAAGATGGTGACGAGGTGGATGTCAATGCTGCGATCCGTTCGATGATAGACATACGCATGAATCTGCAGCCTGATACTCGCATCATGATGCGCTCAGTACGTAAAGTGCGCGATATTTCAGTGATGGTACTGATAGATTTGTCTGAATCTACCAATGAAAAGGTAGCAGGACAGGATTTCAGTGTGCTTGATCTGACTCGTCAGGCGGCTGTGTTGTTGGGTGATGCGATAAACAAAGTAGGCGATCCATTTGCGATACATGGCTTCTGTTCGGATGGGCGTCATAATGTTGAGTACCAGCGCTTCAAGGATTTTGACCAGCCTTACAACGATACGGCGAAGTCGAAATTGGCAGGGATGACAGGGCAGTTGTCGACCCGTATGGGCGCGGCAATACGCCATGCTGGACATTATCTGAAGCAGCAGAAATCATCTAAGAAGTTACTTTTGGTGATAACCGACGGCGAGCCAGCAGATATAGATGTACGTGATCCTCAGTATTTACGCTTTGATACCAAGAAAGCGGTAGAAGAAGTTGCACGGTCTGGGGTTGTGACTTATTGTATGAGCCTTGATCCGAGAGCGGATCAATATGTTTCACGCATTTTCGGTGCGCGTAATTTCATGGTCGTAGACCATGTAGAACGTTTGCCCGAAAAATTACCAGCACTTTACGCAGGACTCACAAGATGA
- a CDS encoding class II fructose-bisphosphate aldolase, which translates to MPLVNTTDMLNHAYRHGYAVCAFNLINLEFLDGVLSAAESCRAPIILSFSEPHQAYYNVDLLVAAAIAGAQRASIPIALSFDNLTTIDKSQAAISLGCNSVMLDVSGLPLDENIRETREFAKVAHANGVTVEGKLGYAPTSLNEDANVTVDAEISMTLPAEAKAYVERTEVDSLAITIGTHQGILRSTPKLDIQRLSKINEAVGIPLVIHGGTGLTDDQFRKLVANGVAKVTYYTTLADVAVTAIRNQLAAHKNSSYLALNGVARAAISAESERIFKLLGSGGRAAEVLTQCRPCALNN; encoded by the coding sequence ATGCCGTTAGTAAACACAACAGACATGCTGAACCACGCGTACCGCCACGGTTACGCTGTCTGCGCATTTAATCTGATTAATCTGGAATTTCTTGATGGCGTTTTGTCCGCTGCCGAGTCTTGCCGTGCGCCTATTATTTTGAGCTTTTCGGAACCGCATCAGGCGTATTACAACGTTGATTTGCTGGTTGCGGCGGCTATCGCGGGTGCACAACGGGCATCAATTCCGATTGCGCTCTCATTTGATAACCTCACCACTATCGATAAATCACAAGCCGCAATTTCATTGGGCTGCAATAGTGTCATGCTGGATGTTTCCGGCTTGCCTCTGGATGAAAATATCCGTGAAACCCGTGAGTTTGCCAAGGTTGCACATGCCAATGGCGTAACGGTCGAAGGTAAATTAGGATACGCACCCACCAGCCTTAACGAAGATGCCAATGTTACCGTCGATGCTGAAATTAGCATGACCTTGCCTGCTGAAGCAAAAGCCTATGTTGAGCGCACCGAGGTTGACAGTTTGGCTATCACCATAGGTACACATCAGGGTATCTTGCGCAGCACACCCAAACTGGATATACAGCGCCTAAGCAAGATCAACGAGGCGGTGGGCATCCCCTTGGTGATACATGGCGGCACAGGGCTGACCGACGATCAGTTCAGAAAGCTAGTGGCAAATGGTGTTGCTAAAGTTACGTATTACACGACGCTGGCCGATGTGGCTGTTACAGCAATACGCAATCAGCTCGCAGCGCACAAAAACAGCAGTTATCTCGCCTTGAATGGGGTTGCACGTGCAGCTATCAGTGCGGAGTCTGAACGTATTTTCAAATTGTTAGGTAGCGGTGGCAGAGCCGCAGAAGTGCTGACCCAGTGTCGCCCTTGTGCGTTGAACAATTAA